TGAAAGACGATGTTCAGGATCCTCAATGGCCGAGCGCCGCACCAGACCATGGACCGCGTAACCCTTTTCGAGAAGCAGTTCCGCAAGATAGCTCCCATCCTGACCCGTAATCCCTGTGATTAGAGCTTGTTTCATGGATTTTCCTCCTGTCAATTGAAAGAGTTCAGAACACCCGGTTCACTCCCGATCCCTGAGATCAACCAAGAATAGAATTCAGGGCCCACCCCTCATATCATCCCAACAATTTCTTTATAGAATCTACTACATCTTCGGTTGTGATGGACCTCATGCACTCAAAACCTTCATTACAAGAAAACGAGCTCTTCCTGAAACTGGTGTCTGGGTAATAGCACGGACTACAGTCAATACCTTTCCAGATATGGATATGCTTTTTTCCTCTCGGCGCCACAAGCCTTGGATCCGACGGCCCAAATAACGCAATCGTTGGAGTGCCAACACCTGCAGCGATATGCAATGGTCCGGTATCACCTCCTATAAAGAGGGCACATCTCTTGAGCAGACTTGCAAGCTGAGCAAACGTAGTCTTCCCCACAAGGTCATAAGCCTTCCCTGGAATTCTTTCCATGATCCATTTCGTTACCTTTTCGTCTCCTGATCCGCCTACAAAAACCACCGCCACATCCAGTTCTTGTATCAGGTACTTCGCTGTCTCAACGAATCCTTCCGGAATCCACCTTTTCAGTAGCATGAGAGTTCCGGGATTCTTTCCACCTCCTGCACATATTGCTACCATCAACCTGTCTTTGTCTATTTCGTTCGCTTCCATCAAAGCGTCTATGTGTGCTTCACTTTCTTGAGAAACGAAAACTTCGGTAGTCGGGTCACACGACTCTGTCTCAATGCCAAGCGGTGTTGCCAGGTCAAGATACCGGTCAACTTCGTGTTTTTTTTTGCGGAAGTAGACCTTTTCTGTTAGGTATTTCCCAGACCCGTCATAATCAAAGCCTATCCTCCTTTGAATACCCGCCATCTTGGCGAATAGACCGGCAACAGAGGTTCTGTGAAGTATCAGAGCGGTGTCGAATCGTTTTTGTCTCAGCCGTATCAGACAGGTTGCCGTTTCTACAAGAGCCCTCAACTTGTTCCCGGCAAATTGTGGCGGATCATAGACCATCACCTCATCCAGGCGAGGATTGGCCATGAGAACGTCTCTGCTCCACTTTCCAACCAGGTAGGAGACGTTGTCACCCGGGAAATTCTGCCGGATAGTTCTGATCAGAGGTGTAGTAAATATGACGTCTCCAATACAGCACAGCTTGATTAGCAAGATCTTTTTCATCATCCGAGCCACGGTTCAGCACAGGCTCAAGTCCACGTTTTTCCAAAGCTTACGCGAGCTCCCTGTACACCTCAAAGGTCTGCCGAGCCGCCTTGTCCCAAGAAAACATCTTGGCGCGCTCTTGTCCCTTTTTTCTCAACTCCAGTCGAAGTTCCATACTGTC
This sequence is a window from Deltaproteobacteria bacterium. Protein-coding genes within it:
- a CDS encoding GDP-mannose 4,6-dehydratase, which codes for MKQALITGITGQDGSYLAELLLEKGYAVHGLVRRSAIEDPEHRLS
- a CDS encoding glycosyltransferase family 9 protein, with product MMKKILLIKLCCIGDVIFTTPLIRTIRQNFPGDNVSYLVGKWSRDVLMANPRLDEVMVYDPPQFAGNKLRALVETATCLIRLRQKRFDTALILHRTSVAGLFAKMAGIQRRIGFDYDGSGKYLTEKVYFRKKKHEVDRYLDLATPLGIETESCDPTTEVFVSQESEAHIDALMEANEIDKDRLMVAICAGGGKNPGTLMLLKRWIPEGFVETAKYLIQELDVAVVFVGGSGDEKVTKWIMERIPGKAYDLVGKTTFAQLASLLKRCALFIGGDTGPLHIAAGVGTPTIALFGPSDPRLVAPRGKKHIHIWKGIDCSPCYYPDTSFRKSSFSCNEGFECMRSITTEDVVDSIKKLLG